The DNA sequence TCTCAACAACCATTGCGCTTATTGCCGTCTTCATGCCGATTGTTTTTCTGCAAGGATTTACCGGGCGACTGTTTCAGGAATTCGGCATCGTCATTGGCGGTTCGGTTGCAATTTCCGCATTCGTTGCGCTCACGCTCACGCCAATGTTAAGCGCACGATTGATTAAAGCACACGCCAAGCACAATTGGTTTTACAATAAAACCGAACCGTTCTTTGTTAAACTCATTGCTTCGTATGAACATTCTCTCGATTCGTTCATGAAGAAACGTTGGCTTGCCTTTGTTATTATGCTCGGTTCAGGTGCGATGCTCGTTGGATTGTCGTTGATTCTTCCGCAAGAACTTGCACCGTTGGAAGACAGAAGCCGAGTTCGGATAACTTCCACCGCCCCGGAAGGAACATCGTTCGAGCGGATGGATAATTACATGGACGACATTATTGACCTCGTGCGTTCAAAAGTTCCGGAAGTTGATGCGGTCATGGCAAACACATCGGGGTTTTCCGGCGCGGCAAATTCGGGCTCAACACTTATCACGCTTGTTCCGCCGGATGAACGAGAACGTTCACAAAACGACATTGCTCAAGAGTTGTCCCGTTCCGTGCGGCAACTAAATGACGCGAGGACTATCGTAACGCAAGAGCAAACCATCAGTGTTGGCGGCGGCGCGGCACGATTCGGACTTCCGGTTCAGTACGTTCTTCAAGCGCCGAATCTGGAAAAGTTACGAGAGACGCTCCCCCGTTTCCTTGACGAAGTAAATAACAGTCCCGTCTTCAGCATTTCGGATGTCAATTTGAAATTCAACAAGCCGGAGTTGGTTATTGAAATCAAACGTGACCGCGCACGCTCGCTCGGTATTTCTGTCAGCGATATTGCACAGGCGTTACAACTTACACTCGCAGGTCAGCGGTACGGATATTTCATCAAAGACGGAAAGCAATATCAGGTCATCGGTCAACTGACAAGAGAGAACCGCGACGAGCCACTCGATTTGAAATCCATTTTCATCCGCAACCGGCAGGGACAATTGATTCAACTCGATAATGTTGTGACTGTTGAAGAGAATGCGAATCCGCCGCAGTTGTACAGGTTCAACCGCTACATTGCCGCAACAGTTTCTGCCGGACTCGCACCCGGTTACTCGCTCAGCGATGGCATCAAAGCGATGGATGAAATTTCTCATAAAGTGTTGGATGAATCGTTCTCGACTTCGCTCGCCGGCGCGGCTCGCGACTTTGCCGAAAGTTCATCAAGTCTCCTATTCGTGTTCCTGCTTGCGCTCGCACTCACCTATCTCATCCTTGCCGCTCAATTTGAAAGTTTCCGTGACCCGTTCATCATCATGTTCACTGTGCCGCTTGCGGTTGCCGGAGCGTTTCTGTCGCTCTGGTATTTCAGTCAAACGTTCAACATCTTCAGTCAGATTGGATTAGTGATGCTGATTGGTTTGGTAACGAAGAACGGAATTTTGATTGTGGAGTTTGCCAACCAACGAAAGGCGACAGGACTTTCCAAAATGGAAGCGGTCAAGAGCGCCGCCTCTGCCCGCTTCCGTCCGATTTTGATGACGAGTCTCTCGACCATTCTCGGCATCTTACCAATCGCTCTCGGACTTGGCGCCGGTTCCGAAAGCCGCGTCTCAATGGGTATCGCCGTCGTCGGTGGAATGATTTTCTCCGGCGTATTAACGCTGTACGTTATTCCCGCGATTTATTCT is a window from the Ignavibacteriota bacterium genome containing:
- a CDS encoding efflux RND transporter permease subunit — translated: MSLSSICIKRPVMTIVLSVVILLFGIIGFTYLGVREYPNVDPAIINVNTSYPGANADVIESQITERLEDAISSVPGIRSINSTSRDGRSSITIEFELEVNLETAANDVRDKVAGAVGNLPPDADPPVVAKADADASPIVIMNISSGTRNLLELSNIADRIFKERLQTINGVSEVRIFGEKRYAMRLWMNPAKLAAYQITALDVRSALNAENLELPAGRIEGNDVELSVRTLSRLQTVDEFNNLIIREQDGQIIRLRDIGFAELGPENERTVSKGLNGPRVAIAVVPQPGSNHIAIADEFYRRIEQIKKELPEDIELNTAFDTTRYIRASIEEVKETIITAFSLVVLIIFLFLRDWRTTLIPVFAIPISLIGTFFIMYLVDFSINVLTLLGIVLAIGMVVDDAIVVLENIFAKIEDGMEPIEAGFKGSKEVFFAVISTTIALIAVFMPIVFLQGFTGRLFQEFGIVIGGSVAISAFVALTLTPMLSARLIKAHAKHNWFYNKTEPFFVKLIASYEHSLDSFMKKRWLAFVIMLGSGAMLVGLSLILPQELAPLEDRSRVRITSTAPEGTSFERMDNYMDDIIDLVRSKVPEVDAVMANTSGFSGAANSGSTLITLVPPDERERSQNDIAQELSRSVRQLNDARTIVTQEQTISVGGGAARFGLPVQYVLQAPNLEKLRETLPRFLDEVNNSPVFSISDVNLKFNKPELVIEIKRDRARSLGISVSDIAQALQLTLAGQRYGYFIKDGKQYQVIGQLTRENRDEPLDLKSIFIRNRQGQLIQLDNVVTVEENANPPQLYRFNRYIAATVSAGLAPGYSLSDGIKAMDEISHKVLDESFSTSLAGAARDFAESSSSLLFVFLLALALTYLILAAQFESFRDPFIIMFTVPLAVAGAFLSLWYFSQTFNIFSQIGLVMLIGLVTKNGILIVEFANQRKATGLSKMEAVKSAASARFRPILMTSLSTILGILPIALGLGAGSESRVSMGIAVVGGMIFSGVLTLYVIPAIYSYLSKETKLKPENGEGMIEPVKAMTMSSEIENV